A single Tachypleus tridentatus isolate NWPU-2018 chromosome 9, ASM421037v1, whole genome shotgun sequence DNA region contains:
- the LOC143225536 gene encoding uncharacterized protein LOC143225536 isoform X1 has product MDTKIKRERSFERDNGSKDENVGWLTTVGKKKVKTHKSPKKIKCKTLVRRKPLMLLNGKQKTIHSFFDMGKEGKDRTNCHQVHSANGKFLKLQGNCKTYQKSSKKVLPQSEVCERTEAISPQKNTVHPSTKPQFHSAPKDSDSSRYFTTTHKHLEHVIRCRKLGEGAYNFQHYPEIFTLDSNDCLDLNSQKEDLVPFVPIPVSSLDTQLSLESSHIGEFIPKTVSSSDMQCNFHNSSQVEGSFHKAISTFNIQSSFVPSHIGEFIPKTVLSGTRGNFPDSIQIVGSVPNTVSPGQFPHECGKTGKFGPNQLSLGVTQSKCFDSSQIEKSVAKPKSVIDTQFSLLESSQLEPIPFVPIQLSFNTQFSLDTQELYL; this is encoded by the exons atggatacaaaaattaaaagagaaaGATCATTTGAAAGAGATAATGGTTCTAAGGACGAAAATGTAGGATGGTTGACAACTGTGGGGAAGAAAAAG GTTAAAACACACAAATCCCCCAAAAAGATAAAATGCAAGACATTAGTCAGAAGAAAACCACTCATGCTATTGAATGGTAAACAAAAAACTATTCACTCTTTTTTTGACATGGGCAAGGAAGGTAAGGACAGAACTAATTGTCATCAGGTGCATTCTGCAAatggaaaatttttaaaacttcaagGGAACTGCAAAACTTATCAGAAAAGTTCAAAGAAAGTCTTACCTCAATCAGAAGTATGTGAAAGAACAGAAGCAATTTCTCCCCAAAAAAATACTGTTCATCCAAGTACCAAACCCCAATTTCACAGTGCTCCTAAAGATTCTGATAGTAGTAGATACTTTACTACTACTCATAAACATCTTGAACATGTAATCAGATGTAGAAAACTTGGTGAAGGTGCTTATAACTTTCAACATTATCCTGAGATATTTACATTGGACAGTAATGATTGTCTTGATTTAAACAGCCAGAAGGAAGATTTAGTCCCTTTTGTTCCCATACCAGTGTCATCACTTGATACACAGCTCTCTCTGGAATCCAGTCATATTGGAGAATTTATTCCAAAAACTGTATCGTCAAGTGATATGCAGTGTAACTTTCATAATTCCAGCCAGGTTGAAGGATCATTTCATAAAGcaatatcaacatttaatatacagtcctctttTGTACCTAGTCATATTGGAGAATTTATTCCGAAAACAGTATTAAGTGGCACACGAGGTAACTTTCCTGACTCTATCCAAATTGTGGGATCAGTTCCTAATACAGTATCACCAGGGCAGTTCCCTCATGAATGTGGTAAGACTGGAAAATTTGGTCCAAACCAATTATCGCTGGGTGTTACACAAAGTAAGTGTTTTGACTCCAGCCAGATTGAAAAATCAGTTGCTAAACCTAAATCAGTAATTGATACTCAGTTTTCTCTTCTTGAATCCAGTCAGTTAGAACCAATTCCCTTTGTCCCCATACAACTGTCATTTAATACACAGTTCTCACTTGATACCCAGGAGCTATATCTGTAA
- the LOC143225536 gene encoding uncharacterized protein LOC143225536 isoform X2, with the protein MKQVKTHKSPKKIKCKTLVRRKPLMLLNGKQKTIHSFFDMGKEGKDRTNCHQVHSANGKFLKLQGNCKTYQKSSKKVLPQSEVCERTEAISPQKNTVHPSTKPQFHSAPKDSDSSRYFTTTHKHLEHVIRCRKLGEGAYNFQHYPEIFTLDSNDCLDLNSQKEDLVPFVPIPVSSLDTQLSLESSHIGEFIPKTVSSSDMQCNFHNSSQVEGSFHKAISTFNIQSSFVPSHIGEFIPKTVLSGTRGNFPDSIQIVGSVPNTVSPGQFPHECGKTGKFGPNQLSLGVTQSKCFDSSQIEKSVAKPKSVIDTQFSLLESSQLEPIPFVPIQLSFNTQFSLDTQELYL; encoded by the exons ATGAAACAG GTTAAAACACACAAATCCCCCAAAAAGATAAAATGCAAGACATTAGTCAGAAGAAAACCACTCATGCTATTGAATGGTAAACAAAAAACTATTCACTCTTTTTTTGACATGGGCAAGGAAGGTAAGGACAGAACTAATTGTCATCAGGTGCATTCTGCAAatggaaaatttttaaaacttcaagGGAACTGCAAAACTTATCAGAAAAGTTCAAAGAAAGTCTTACCTCAATCAGAAGTATGTGAAAGAACAGAAGCAATTTCTCCCCAAAAAAATACTGTTCATCCAAGTACCAAACCCCAATTTCACAGTGCTCCTAAAGATTCTGATAGTAGTAGATACTTTACTACTACTCATAAACATCTTGAACATGTAATCAGATGTAGAAAACTTGGTGAAGGTGCTTATAACTTTCAACATTATCCTGAGATATTTACATTGGACAGTAATGATTGTCTTGATTTAAACAGCCAGAAGGAAGATTTAGTCCCTTTTGTTCCCATACCAGTGTCATCACTTGATACACAGCTCTCTCTGGAATCCAGTCATATTGGAGAATTTATTCCAAAAACTGTATCGTCAAGTGATATGCAGTGTAACTTTCATAATTCCAGCCAGGTTGAAGGATCATTTCATAAAGcaatatcaacatttaatatacagtcctctttTGTACCTAGTCATATTGGAGAATTTATTCCGAAAACAGTATTAAGTGGCACACGAGGTAACTTTCCTGACTCTATCCAAATTGTGGGATCAGTTCCTAATACAGTATCACCAGGGCAGTTCCCTCATGAATGTGGTAAGACTGGAAAATTTGGTCCAAACCAATTATCGCTGGGTGTTACACAAAGTAAGTGTTTTGACTCCAGCCAGATTGAAAAATCAGTTGCTAAACCTAAATCAGTAATTGATACTCAGTTTTCTCTTCTTGAATCCAGTCAGTTAGAACCAATTCCCTTTGTCCCCATACAACTGTCATTTAATACACAGTTCTCACTTGATACCCAGGAGCTATATCTGTAA